The proteins below are encoded in one region of Triticum aestivum cultivar Chinese Spring chromosome 1B, IWGSC CS RefSeq v2.1, whole genome shotgun sequence:
- the LOC123080938 gene encoding uncharacterized protein has product MAPTPPQMPYLAEEIISEILLRLPARHLARCRAVCRAWRVLATDRVFLMDHHRRQQARPLIYFLCSGNGDTKNFRVDALDLRAGGGGAKNSRADALDHRGDALDLRAGGGGAKNSRADALGLRGDALDLRAGGGGAKNSRADALDLRAGGGGAKNSRADALDLRGDALDLRAGGGGAKNSRADALDHRGDALDLRAGGGEAKNLGADALGLRAGGSEPIILFSEPMDEDGVEVTLELHGCCAGLLLLSFTDGVTCTEHLYVCNPATHQTAAVPSIDIYKIAGFYQHGPSAEYRVLYHRGAGYSKAYEVLSLNCGHRRCIGRPVASEADADAVAWLARGPKPACWEPPVLLHGSLHWPPQLESSGSILVFDTLAEKFRCIPSPVQPGSVSWLFDMDGTLALSSRRNPMEHPVFVDLWLLEDYDDIDTGAWLHSGDFKVKSVEDSILPLRWPRGSFIVSRRGDVVVDCTELLLRFDKEGELLGTIHDKHYLVKFSLLLLKENLTSQPFFEENASGTGCTAVPPFFDQLRSMR; this is encoded by the coding sequence ATGGCTCCTACACCTCCGCAGATGCCCTACCTCGCCGAGGAGATCATCtcggagatcctcctccgcctcccggcGAGGCACCTCGCCCGCTGCCGCGCCGTGTGCCGGGCATGGCGAGTCCTCGCCACAGATCGCGTCTTCCTGATggaccaccaccgccgccagcaGGCGCGCCCACTCATCTACTTCCTCTGCTCGGGCAACGGTGATACCAAGAACTTCCGGGTCGACGCCTTGGACCTCCGCGCCGGCGGAGGTGGTGCCAAGAACTCCCGCGCCGACGCCCTCGACCACCGCGGCGACGCCCTCGACCTCCGCGCCGGCGGAGGTGGTGCCAAGAACTCCCGCGCCGACGCCCTGGGCCTCCGCGGCGACGCCCTCGACCTCCGCGCCGGCGGAGGTGGTGCCAAGAACTCCCGCGCCGACGCCCTCGACCTCCGCGCCGGCGGAGGTGGTGCCAAGAACTCCCGCGCCGACGCCCTCGACCTCCGCGGCGACGCCCTCGACCTCCGCGCCGGCGGAGGTGGTGCCAAGAACTCCCGCGCCGACGCCCTCGACCACCGCGGCGACGCCCTCGACCTCCGCGCCGGCGGAGGTGAGGCCAAGAACTTGGGTGCCGACGCCCTGGGCCTCCGCGCCGGCGGCAGCGAGCCCATCATCCTCTTCTCCGAGCCCATGGACGAAGACGGCGTCGAGGTCACCCTGGAGCTCCACGGGTGCTGCGCTGGCCTGCTCCTCCTGTCCTTCACGGACGGGGTCACCTGCACGGAGCATCTCTACGTCTGCAACCCAGCCACGCACCAGACGGCGGCGGTCCCGTCGATCGACATCTACAAGATCGCCGGATTCTACCAGCACGGCCCGAGCGCAGAGTACAGGGTGCTGTACCACCGAGGCGCCGGCTACAGCAAGGCCTACGAGGTGCTGTCTCTGAACTGTGGCCACCGGAGGTGCATCGGACGCCCTGTCGCATCAGAGGCCGACGCCGACGCGGTGGCGTGGCTGGCGAGAGGGCCCAAGCCCGCCTGCTGGGAGCCGCCGGTGCTCCTCCACGGCAGCCTGCACTGGCCGCCACAATTGGAGTCAAGCGGCTCCATCCTCGTGTTCGACACACTGGCGGAGAAGTTCCGATGCATCCCTTCTCCCGTTCAGCCGGGATCCGTTTCGTGGCTCTTCGATATGGACGGCACCCTGGCCCTATCCAGCCGGAGGAACCCGATGGAGCACCCAGTGTTCGTCGACCTCTGGCTCCTCGAAGACTATGACGACATCGACACGGGTGCCTGGCTGCACAGCGGAGACTTCAAGGTCAAGTCCGTCGAAGATAGCATCCTCCCCTTACGCTGGCCTCGGGGTTCGTTCATAGTTTCCCGGCGTGGAGATGTGGTGGTCGACTGCACGGAGCTGCTGCTGCGGTTCGACAAGGAGGGGGAATTGCTCGGCACCATCCACGACAAGCACTACTTGGTTAAGttctctctcctcctcctcaaggAGAACCTTACCTCACAGCCTTTCTTTGAGGAGAATGCCAGCGGCACCGGGTGCACTGCAGTGCCACCTTTCTTTGATCAGCTGCGCTCAATGCGCTAG